The following proteins are encoded in a genomic region of Gemmatimonadota bacterium:
- the rnr gene encoding ribonuclease R, with product MSVSRDQVLNFVRQQHRRPLKIRELARALRVSDRAYSDFRRLIRGMVRDGSLVKLRRSRYGIPSEHNLVVGRISVQASGYGLLAPDDGGADIFIGARYMRRARHGDRALVRLTRRAQGSDRAEGELVRIVERAEQTMVGTYDGVSLVVSDDPRIRARVHIPDDLTCGAKAGQKVVVHLKYSSPNAHPDGQIVEVLGNADDAGIETLILIKKLGLPLVFPQHVLEAVEEITEDIPAEEIDRRLDLRDLTCFTIDPVDARDHDDAVSLQVLDDQTYCLGIHIADVSYYVPEGSPLDHEALARGSSVYFPDRVIPMLPERLSANICSLQPGEDRLALSILAHITPDGELIDTQIAETVIRSRASLSYEEVQRVLDCDRGAANPAEPYADVLMHMEALRIRLTEKRMARGTIDFEIPEPRIVLNDQGHPIHIGPRARLNSHRLIEEFMLLANEIVARRMADGGIPILYRVHEPPDGEKLAEFCDLARTLGYRLSNPSRAENIQAFLANFKDEPVGHILSHRLLRSMKKAVYTPENVGHFGLACDTYTHFTSPIRRYPDLILHRILRDAINDGSTPGQMARRARRLPDIGDLATQREIAAQQAERDAIRLMQILYLKDKMGECFDAVIVDVRSIGFFVQLNDVLIEGLVHVKYLWDDYYIYHELQGALVGESTGTTFRLGDSVQVQLAQLDQQRLRIDFHLLKHIPHRRKNHAKRTRHRRK from the coding sequence ATGTCTGTCTCTCGTGATCAAGTACTGAATTTTGTGCGTCAACAACATAGGCGTCCGCTCAAAATCAGGGAACTTGCTCGCGCGCTTCGCGTTTCTGATCGGGCGTATTCAGATTTTCGCCGCCTGATTCGCGGCATGGTGCGCGATGGGTCTCTCGTCAAGTTGCGCCGTAGCCGTTACGGGATTCCGTCTGAACACAATCTCGTCGTTGGTCGCATCAGTGTCCAGGCCAGTGGATATGGCTTGCTCGCGCCCGACGATGGCGGCGCAGATATTTTCATTGGTGCGAGATACATGAGGCGTGCGCGACACGGCGACCGCGCTTTGGTGCGACTCACGCGCAGGGCACAAGGCAGTGACCGCGCAGAGGGTGAGTTGGTTCGCATTGTGGAACGCGCCGAGCAAACAATGGTGGGCACGTATGATGGCGTTTCTCTTGTGGTCTCCGACGATCCGCGCATTCGCGCACGCGTTCATATCCCCGATGACCTGACCTGCGGAGCTAAGGCGGGGCAAAAGGTGGTTGTGCACCTTAAATATTCCTCACCCAATGCCCATCCCGATGGTCAGATTGTCGAGGTTCTGGGCAATGCGGACGATGCGGGGATTGAGACCCTGATTCTCATCAAAAAACTCGGCCTTCCTCTCGTTTTTCCTCAACATGTGCTCGAAGCTGTAGAAGAGATTACAGAAGATATTCCCGCAGAGGAGATCGACCGTCGCCTCGATTTGCGCGATTTGACCTGTTTTACCATTGATCCAGTTGATGCGCGCGATCACGACGATGCCGTGTCGCTTCAGGTTCTCGATGATCAGACCTATTGTCTGGGTATTCACATTGCCGATGTCAGCTACTATGTTCCCGAAGGCTCGCCCCTTGATCACGAAGCCCTCGCACGCGGCAGCAGTGTGTATTTTCCCGATCGCGTCATTCCCATGTTGCCGGAGAGGCTTTCTGCAAATATCTGTTCTCTACAGCCCGGTGAAGATCGCCTCGCTCTGAGTATTCTGGCGCATATTACCCCCGATGGCGAGTTGATAGACACCCAAATTGCAGAGACGGTTATACGCAGCCGCGCGAGCCTGTCTTATGAAGAGGTTCAGCGCGTGCTCGATTGCGATAGGGGCGCGGCCAATCCCGCCGAACCGTATGCCGATGTTCTCATGCATATGGAGGCTCTGAGGATTCGTCTGACAGAGAAACGCATGGCAAGGGGTACGATTGATTTTGAGATTCCCGAACCGCGTATTGTCCTCAATGATCAGGGTCATCCCATTCACATTGGTCCCCGCGCTCGTTTGAATAGTCATCGTCTTATTGAAGAATTTATGCTTCTGGCAAATGAAATCGTTGCGCGGCGTATGGCCGATGGCGGTATCCCGATTCTCTATCGCGTCCACGAACCGCCCGACGGTGAAAAACTCGCCGAATTTTGCGATCTGGCGAGAACATTGGGGTATCGCCTTTCCAATCCTTCGCGGGCGGAAAATATCCAGGCGTTTCTCGCAAATTTCAAGGATGAGCCTGTTGGTCATATTTTGAGCCATCGCCTGTTGCGTTCAATGAAGAAAGCGGTGTACACACCCGAAAATGTCGGTCATTTCGGGTTGGCTTGCGATACTTATACGCATTTCACGTCGCCCATTCGGCGCTATCCCGATTTGATTCTTCACCGGATTTTGCGCGATGCGATCAACGATGGTAGCACGCCCGGACAGATGGCGCGCCGCGCACGCCGCTTGCCCGATATTGGGGATCTGGCGACGCAACGCGAGATCGCCGCGCAACAAGCCGAGAGGGATGCTATTCGGCTTATGCAAATTCTCTATTTGAAAGATAAGATGGGCGAGTGTTTTGATGCTGTTATCGTCGATGTGCGTTCTATTGGTTTTTTTGTTCAACTCAATGATGTGCTCATCGAGGGCCTGGTTCACGTAAAATATCTCTGGGATGATTATTATATTTACCACGAGTTGCAAGGCGCACTCGTGGGCGAATCCACGGGGACGACTTTCCGACTTGGGGATTCGGTTCAGGTACAACTCGCCCAGCTCGACCAGCAACGCCTGCGGATAGACTTTCACCTGCTGAAACACATCCCACATCGCCGCAAAAATCACGCCAAACGCACGCGACACCGACGAAAATAA
- a CDS encoding zinc carboxypeptidase, translated as MTRLLIVLIALIGLNTPAHSRVDLSYYLPEGTTYDPDIPTPEDFFGFQIGDWHLRHDLIVNYLYTLAERSDRIALTQYAQTYQQRPLLLLTITSPQNHQNLEAIQTQHRQLTNPDQSSALDINTMPVVVYMGYSIHGNEPSGGNAAPLIAYHLAAAQGPAIDNLLANTVILLDPVSNPDGFSRFAHWANMHRSKQLVADPEHREHREIWPSGRTNHYWFDLNRDWVFLQHPESRGRIETFHAWKPNMLTDHHEMNTNSTYFFQPGIPSRNNPLTPARTYQLTAAIAERHVSALDKIGTLYYTRESFDDFYIGKGSTYPDLNGGVGLLFEQASARGLMQESIHGPISFPFAIRNQIRTALSALQAARELRTELLSHQRDFYISATREAEGAAIKAYVFGDPDDVARTHHFIDVLQQHHIQIYDLARPMRIGGQTFSPGSAYIIPTEQPQYRLLTSLFERRTTFTDSLFYDVSAWTLPLAFNMPLLEIKSSSQEFIGDLLPPSKFPRGRLSVFNPEINTYAYLFEWNGHYAPRALYRMQKAGIRAKVASRQFSMRISSDSENEHLFNYGTILIPMGIQKNDPQTIRNLMQTIAQEDALNVFAVSTGQTDSGIDLGSPGFVPLKMPQIALLIGKGTDVYNAGEVWHLLDQRYNMSISLIDASHVRDIDLNRYNTVIAAGGPYSNLDSTGVNALKQWLRQGNTLIALNSAVHWAINTKLASAQFVERNRGNYSDRKAYIDAASDRGAQIIGGAIFRVHLDRTHPLAYGYLSNSLPVFRRGTLFIKPVNPYATPLQYTKQPLLAGYISEQNHNYIAESASTLVAKQGNGRVILMLDNPTFRAYWYGTQKLFANALFFGPTISLRTLDE; from the coding sequence ATGACACGCCTATTGATCGTCCTCATCGCATTGATCGGGTTGAACACACCGGCTCATTCTCGTGTTGACCTCAGCTATTACCTGCCCGAGGGCACGACCTACGATCCCGACATCCCCACACCCGAAGACTTTTTCGGATTTCAGATTGGCGATTGGCACCTGCGACACGACCTCATCGTGAACTACCTGTACACATTGGCCGAACGCTCCGACCGCATTGCCCTCACGCAATACGCCCAAACATACCAGCAACGCCCCCTATTATTACTCACCATCACATCCCCGCAAAACCACCAGAACCTCGAAGCCATCCAGACACAACACCGGCAACTCACAAACCCGGACCAATCGTCCGCGCTCGACATCAACACAATGCCCGTAGTCGTGTACATGGGATATAGCATCCACGGCAATGAACCCAGCGGCGGCAACGCCGCGCCATTAATTGCATATCATCTGGCGGCGGCGCAAGGTCCTGCCATAGACAACCTCCTCGCCAATACCGTCATCTTGCTCGATCCCGTATCCAACCCCGATGGCTTCAGTCGCTTTGCACACTGGGCAAACATGCACCGCAGCAAACAACTCGTTGCCGATCCCGAACACCGGGAACATCGAGAAATCTGGCCGAGTGGGCGCACCAACCACTACTGGTTTGACCTCAACCGCGACTGGGTATTTCTTCAACATCCCGAAAGCCGGGGGCGGATTGAAACATTCCACGCCTGGAAACCGAACATGCTCACCGACCACCATGAAATGAACACCAATTCCACTTACTTCTTTCAACCGGGCATACCCTCGCGCAACAATCCCCTCACCCCGGCACGCACATATCAACTCACCGCTGCAATCGCCGAACGCCACGTCAGCGCGCTCGATAAAATCGGCACACTATATTACACACGGGAGTCATTCGACGACTTTTACATCGGCAAAGGATCGACCTATCCCGATCTCAACGGCGGCGTGGGCCTTCTCTTTGAGCAAGCCAGCGCACGCGGACTTATGCAAGAAAGCATTCACGGACCGATCTCCTTTCCCTTTGCCATACGCAATCAGATAAGAACTGCCCTATCGGCACTCCAGGCAGCCCGTGAACTGCGCACCGAATTGCTATCGCATCAGCGCGATTTTTACATCTCCGCAACCCGGGAAGCCGAGGGTGCCGCCATCAAAGCTTATGTTTTTGGCGATCCGGATGACGTGGCGCGCACCCATCATTTTATCGACGTACTCCAGCAACACCACATACAGATCTACGACCTCGCGCGCCCCATGCGCATCGGTGGTCAAACCTTCTCGCCCGGCTCGGCCTATATCATTCCCACCGAGCAACCGCAATACCGCTTGCTCACCAGCCTGTTTGAGCGCCGTACCACCTTTACAGACAGCTTATTTTACGATGTCTCAGCCTGGACACTGCCCCTGGCATTTAACATGCCCCTATTAGAAATCAAATCGTCATCCCAGGAATTTATCGGCGACCTGTTGCCGCCGTCTAAATTTCCTCGTGGCCGTCTATCTGTCTTCAACCCGGAGATCAATACTTATGCGTACCTTTTTGAATGGAATGGGCATTACGCACCTCGCGCACTCTACCGCATGCAAAAAGCCGGTATAAGAGCCAAAGTAGCCTCGCGACAGTTCAGCATGCGTATTTCCTCAGACTCGGAGAATGAGCACTTATTTAACTACGGCACCATACTCATCCCCATGGGCATTCAAAAAAATGATCCACAAACAATTCGAAACCTCATGCAAACAATCGCGCAAGAAGATGCTCTCAATGTATTTGCCGTCTCCACCGGGCAGACCGACAGCGGTATTGACCTGGGTAGCCCGGGGTTTGTCCCCCTCAAAATGCCTCAAATAGCCCTTTTAATTGGCAAAGGCACCGATGTCTATAACGCCGGTGAAGTGTGGCATTTGTTAGACCAGCGCTATAATATGTCCATCAGCCTCATAGACGCCAGCCATGTGCGCGATATAGACCTCAATCGCTATAATACAGTAATCGCAGCAGGCGGACCTTATAGCAACCTCGACTCTACTGGCGTCAACGCCTTAAAACAGTGGTTGCGCCAGGGCAACACACTCATAGCACTCAACAGTGCTGTTCATTGGGCCATCAATACCAAGCTCGCCAGTGCCCAATTCGTCGAGCGAAATCGAGGAAATTACAGTGACCGCAAAGCTTATATCGACGCAGCCAGCGACCGGGGAGCGCAAATTATTGGCGGTGCTATCTTTCGGGTTCACCTGGACCGCACCCATCCCCTCGCCTATGGGTATCTCAGCAATAGCCTGCCAGTCTTTCGGCGCGGCACACTCTTTATCAAACCAGTAAACCCTTATGCCACCCCTTTGCAATACACCAAACAGCCCTTGCTCGCAGGATATATCTCTGAACAGAACCACAATTACATCGCCGAATCCGCATCCACTCTCGTCGCCAAACAGGGCAATGGCCGCGTCATACTCATGCTCGACAACCCCACCTTCCGCGCCTATTGGTACGGCACCCAAAAACTCTTTGCCAACGCCCTCTTTTTCGGTCCCACCATCAGCCTCCGCACATTGGATGAGTAA
- a CDS encoding tetratricopeptide repeat protein yields MRYTFFCLFTLLIGCVSPQQPQISLRSVPKKSSPHPHAVTHFLRARFAESAGQRDRAIEELQAAVQYDSTSATLYSALARNLNAVRRFQQAVEPARRAVQIDPQNVQTRWLYYEALSRGLRDTTSAIDQLNAIVRLAPRDLSAYQHLFQIYRARGQRGKVMTLLDSIVAMPGLMGAREKRFAADIYNQQRAFDKAAQIYRDILKDDPNNDDLQFKLGITHLSRGDTLAAEQNFRWIIARQDYSVTRENVPVWVQLVHIYSHEPYLNYLFEEPDVRLVNQLGNVLLRMVKGRHDHDEKMLFVDMAERVLNHQLQTDPENQTLLGIKARLLLDANRTADARKTYRHANLQGEKTEYHLGIARSYRAEENWASAQQILEKLHGDTRPESEYYDQIAFDLARVYLRQNEIASARIIYQQAVDARPKNTGFRYELARTYLFDRNWERAIPLLEPLVADTENNPEFLEHVLFDLGRSLERAGQFDRAVAVFQRLLALDQDHADASNYLGYMLAERGERLTEAKKLIERALKIDPENGAYLDSLGWVYYQLKQYENAARWLDRALAVEEETLRQTDPNSPIVDGLRENLAVIHEHAGDAAQKMGDLDRASHHYERAIEFDPDNQTLREKFKNLSRDASYSE; encoded by the coding sequence ATGCGTTACACATTCTTTTGTTTGTTCACACTGCTCATCGGCTGTGTATCACCGCAGCAACCGCAGATTAGCTTGCGCTCTGTCCCCAAAAAATCATCCCCTCATCCCCATGCTGTCACGCACTTTTTGCGGGCGAGATTTGCAGAATCCGCAGGCCAACGCGATCGGGCTATTGAAGAATTGCAAGCCGCTGTGCAATACGACTCAACCTCTGCGACACTCTACAGCGCACTGGCTCGCAATCTCAATGCTGTTCGGCGATTTCAACAGGCGGTTGAACCCGCGCGGCGAGCCGTTCAAATTGATCCCCAAAATGTGCAAACCCGCTGGCTCTATTACGAAGCCCTCAGCCGGGGCCTGCGCGATACTACCAGTGCGATTGACCAGTTGAATGCCATTGTGCGCCTCGCGCCGCGAGACCTGAGTGCTTATCAACATCTTTTTCAAATTTATAGGGCCAGAGGGCAGCGCGGCAAAGTTATGACATTGCTCGATAGCATTGTTGCCATGCCCGGACTGATGGGGGCGCGCGAAAAGCGCTTTGCCGCTGACATCTACAATCAGCAGCGCGCGTTTGACAAAGCAGCGCAAATCTATCGCGATATCCTCAAAGACGACCCCAATAACGATGATCTCCAGTTTAAGCTGGGCATAACACATCTCTCTCGGGGCGATACATTGGCTGCCGAACAAAATTTCCGATGGATAATCGCGCGGCAAGATTATAGCGTTACCAGGGAGAACGTCCCGGTCTGGGTTCAATTAGTACACATTTACAGCCACGAACCCTATCTCAATTACCTCTTTGAGGAACCAGATGTCCGTCTGGTCAATCAGTTGGGCAATGTGCTCCTCAGAATGGTGAAGGGGCGTCACGATCACGACGAGAAAATGCTATTTGTCGATATGGCCGAACGCGTTCTCAATCACCAGTTGCAAACCGATCCCGAAAACCAGACTCTGCTGGGCATAAAAGCCCGTTTGTTGCTCGATGCCAACCGTACGGCCGATGCGCGCAAAACCTATCGCCACGCCAACTTACAGGGTGAAAAGACCGAATATCATCTCGGCATTGCCCGTTCTTACAGGGCCGAGGAAAACTGGGCAAGCGCGCAACAGATTTTAGAAAAGCTCCATGGAGACACGCGCCCTGAAAGCGAGTATTACGATCAAATTGCGTTTGATCTTGCCCGCGTTTATTTGCGCCAAAACGAAATTGCCAGTGCGCGCATTATCTATCAACAGGCTGTTGACGCGAGGCCCAAAAATACGGGTTTTCGCTACGAACTGGCGCGTACATATCTTTTTGATCGCAACTGGGAAAGAGCCATTCCCCTGCTGGAGCCACTCGTCGCCGATACGGAAAATAATCCCGAGTTTCTCGAGCATGTCCTCTTCGATCTGGGACGCAGTCTTGAACGGGCGGGACAGTTCGATCGCGCTGTCGCAGTATTTCAGCGCCTTTTGGCACTGGATCAGGATCACGCAGATGCCAGCAACTATTTGGGGTATATGCTCGCCGAGCGCGGTGAACGCCTCACAGAGGCAAAAAAGTTAATTGAACGCGCTCTGAAAATTGACCCGGAGAACGGCGCTTATCTCGACAGCCTCGGCTGGGTCTATTATCAGCTCAAGCAGTACGAAAACGCCGCGCGTTGGCTCGACCGTGCACTCGCCGTAGAGGAAGAAACCCTTCGCCAAACCGATCCCAATTCCCCAATTGTAGATGGTCTGCGCGAAAATCTCGCGGTTATTCACGAGCACGCGGGCGACGCAGCGCAAAAAATGGGTGATCTCGACCGCGCGAGCCACCACTATGAACGCGCTATAGAATTTGATCCCGACAATCAAACTCTGCGGGAAAAATTCAAAAATCTTTCCAGAGATGCGAGTTATTCCGAATAG
- a CDS encoding co-chaperone GroES produces the protein MAKVKPLGDRVLLKPVEEDEQVKGGIIIPDTAKEKPQRGEIVAVGDGKPDDSGNRIPLSVASGDTVLYGKYSGTEVRLDDEDYLIMPEGDILAIID, from the coding sequence ATGGCGAAGGTGAAACCCCTCGGGGATCGCGTACTACTAAAACCTGTTGAAGAAGACGAACAGGTCAAGGGCGGCATCATCATTCCCGACACAGCCAAAGAAAAACCCCAGCGGGGCGAAATTGTGGCTGTTGGCGATGGCAAGCCCGACGATTCGGGCAACCGGATCCCGTTGTCGGTCGCATCCGGCGATACAGTACTTTACGGCAAGTATTCAGGCACAGAAGTCCGTCTGGACGACGAAGACTATCTGATCATGCCCGAAGGCGATATTTTAGCGATCATTGATTAA
- the groL gene encoding chaperonin GroEL, translating to MMAKQLEFDVAAREALKQGVDQLSDTVKVTLGPKGRNVVLDKKFGSPTVTKDGVTVAKEVELEDPYENMGAQMVKEVASKTSDVAGDGTTTATVLAQSIFHQGLRNVTAGANPMDLKRGIDKAVAASVNLIHDMSKPVAGRSDIAQVASTSANNDKAIGDLIADAMEKVGKDGVITVEEARSIETTLDVVEGMQFDRGYVSPYFVTDADNMEAILEEAYILIHDKKISAMRDLLPVLEKIAQTGKPLMIIAEDIEGEALATLVVNKVRGTLKIAAVKAPGFGDRRTAMLEDIAILTGGRVLSEDAGFKLENATTADLGEAKRITIDKDNTTIVEGGGNSADIQGRVGQIRRQIDETTSDYDQEKLQERLAKLAGGVAVINVGAATETEMKEKKARVEDALHATRAAVEEGIVPGGGVALIRAAAGLDETRENVEGDEKTGVDIVQRALEEPLRQIANNAGVEGALVVQKVAAGEGNLGYNADTDDYEDMIQAGVPDPTKVTRSALENAASIASLLLTTEALVADIPEPEPPAPPAPPGGGMY from the coding sequence ATAATGGCCAAGCAACTCGAATTTGATGTTGCAGCTCGAGAAGCCCTCAAACAGGGTGTGGATCAGTTGTCCGACACCGTAAAAGTGACACTGGGACCCAAGGGCCGCAATGTTGTACTGGACAAAAAATTTGGTTCTCCCACTGTCACCAAAGACGGTGTCACGGTAGCCAAAGAAGTCGAATTGGAAGACCCCTATGAAAATATGGGTGCTCAGATGGTCAAAGAAGTTGCATCTAAGACCTCTGACGTAGCTGGCGATGGCACAACCACAGCAACCGTGCTCGCACAGTCGATCTTCCACCAGGGCTTGCGCAATGTAACAGCCGGTGCCAACCCCATGGACCTCAAGCGCGGTATCGACAAAGCCGTGGCAGCCTCTGTTAATCTGATACATGACATGAGCAAACCGGTGGCGGGGCGATCAGACATCGCACAGGTCGCTTCTACATCGGCCAACAACGACAAAGCCATTGGCGATTTGATTGCCGATGCAATGGAAAAAGTGGGCAAAGACGGCGTAATCACAGTCGAAGAAGCCCGCAGCATCGAAACCACACTGGACGTGGTCGAAGGCATGCAGTTTGACCGCGGATATGTGTCGCCTTATTTTGTCACCGATGCCGACAACATGGAAGCCATTCTGGAAGAAGCGTACATTTTAATTCACGACAAAAAAATCTCGGCAATGCGCGACCTGCTTCCCGTACTGGAAAAAATCGCACAAACGGGCAAGCCTTTGATGATCATTGCCGAAGATATCGAAGGCGAAGCCCTCGCCACACTGGTCGTGAACAAAGTGCGCGGCACATTGAAAATCGCCGCAGTAAAAGCCCCGGGCTTTGGCGACCGTCGCACGGCAATGCTCGAAGACATCGCCATCTTGACGGGTGGTCGCGTCTTATCCGAAGATGCGGGTTTCAAACTGGAAAATGCCACCACCGCAGACCTCGGTGAAGCCAAACGCATTACCATCGACAAAGACAACACAACCATCGTCGAAGGCGGCGGTAATAGTGCCGATATCCAGGGGCGCGTTGGACAAATTCGCCGTCAGATCGACGAAACCACATCTGACTACGACCAGGAAAAGCTGCAAGAACGCCTGGCCAAACTGGCCGGCGGTGTAGCCGTAATCAATGTGGGCGCTGCCACAGAAACCGAAATGAAAGAAAAAAAGGCCCGCGTTGAAGACGCGCTCCACGCGACGCGCGCCGCGGTTGAAGAAGGCATAGTCCCCGGCGGTGGCGTCGCATTAATTCGCGCTGCGGCTGGCCTGGACGAAACGCGCGAAAATGTCGAAGGCGACGAAAAAACAGGCGTGGATATCGTGCAACGCGCGCTGGAAGAGCCACTGCGCCAGATCGCCAATAACGCTGGAGTTGAAGGCGCTCTGGTCGTGCAAAAGGTCGCCGCTGGCGAAGGTAATCTGGGCTATAATGCCGATACAGACGACTACGAAGACATGATTCAAGCCGGCGTGCCCGACCCGACCAAAGTCACGCGGTCTGCACTCGAAAACGCCGCTTCGATAGCCAGTCTGTTATTGACGACCGAAGCACTGGTGGCCGATATACCCGAACCCGAACCACCAGCACCTCCTGCACCTCCGGGTGGTGGGATGTATTAA
- a CDS encoding DUF4292 domain-containing protein, with the protein MRVIPNRRTPPCLKCQMHNPKYLLILLFLIAGCVANRPALLPPVTSSTEFFHLIATRYDSLHNQEVRASIDLTIDGVRERRASALVRHRFPSDLKLVVGGFGTVVMAARAQDDTLHVHLPRENRYLVGPPEDVLYVLTDVDLSYYAYDRAILGLPNLSLLDASRVVRFEPEEKHIFLELQYDLYLRRLWIETSTGFLREERVYNADGQLVSARMLSDYRMDDGFALPRRIEIRQGEDVMLIQIKSRAINTGLADKDFVLPVPRDATRHDIQR; encoded by the coding sequence ATGCGAGTTATTCCGAATAGACGAACCCCGCCCTGCCTCAAATGCCAAATGCACAATCCTAAATATCTCCTTATTCTCCTCTTTCTGATCGCTGGCTGTGTCGCCAATCGTCCCGCTCTTTTGCCGCCTGTTACTTCTTCAACCGAATTTTTCCATCTCATCGCTACCCGCTACGACAGTTTGCACAATCAGGAGGTTCGCGCGAGTATTGACCTCACTATTGATGGGGTGCGCGAACGCAGGGCTTCTGCGCTTGTGCGCCACCGATTTCCTTCGGATCTCAAACTCGTGGTTGGCGGTTTCGGTACCGTGGTCATGGCCGCGCGTGCCCAGGATGATACGCTGCACGTTCACCTGCCCCGTGAGAATCGCTATCTCGTGGGTCCTCCCGAAGATGTGCTCTACGTGCTCACGGACGTCGATCTGTCCTATTATGCGTATGATCGCGCTATTCTCGGCTTGCCCAATCTCTCTCTCCTGGATGCCTCTCGCGTGGTGCGCTTTGAACCCGAGGAAAAACATATTTTTCTCGAGTTGCAATACGATCTTTATTTGCGCCGTCTCTGGATTGAGACAAGTACGGGTTTTTTGCGCGAGGAGAGGGTCTATAACGCCGATGGACAACTCGTATCGGCGCGCATGCTGTCCGATTATCGCATGGATGACGGTTTTGCACTACCCCGGCGTATCGAGATTCGGCAAGGAGAGGATGTGATGCTTATCCAGATCAAATCGCGCGCTATTAATACGGGTCTGGCTGACAAGGACTTTGTTTTGCCCGTGCCCAGAGATGCCACGCGTCACGATATTCAACGGTGA
- a CDS encoding trypsin-like peptidase domain-containing protein has protein sequence MQNLYYLIALLCFGGCAAQYVLAPDGEYDYRVPVGRGDAQAGFETLFTSTVKVVWTPQYANVFYTHNMRDDRGFSRHLPLTDKNSPTGYRLARDGIRKTVDSYSKVGTALVVTRQTSTNRYDVAIALTNAHVVTAPDTIRYFMRDARGMETKVLERISIKISTSLHVVNRNGESISAKIVRLDPEVDLALLKLNIPNPMRDPSPFSRRLGKTSDLQWGNFVYIAGHPKNKMRLTAGTVSLDEDKDRFFVDAPIRAGYSGGPVVAVRDGLPNFELVGLCRGATTETFRLLVPNRKLNEGATLSPDLLGHISVEEREVVEPGLGIIVGIEAVKRFLLDSREPLREIGVNIKTDAAMRMWGF, from the coding sequence ATGCAAAACCTCTACTACCTGATCGCTCTCTTGTGCTTTGGGGGATGCGCCGCGCAATACGTTCTGGCACCCGATGGGGAATACGATTATCGCGTACCCGTTGGGCGAGGCGATGCCCAGGCGGGATTTGAAACCCTGTTCACCTCCACCGTAAAAGTCGTGTGGACGCCCCAATATGCCAACGTGTTCTACACACATAATATGAGAGATGACAGGGGCTTTTCACGCCATTTGCCTTTAACAGATAAAAACAGCCCAACGGGGTATCGGCTGGCGCGAGATGGTATCCGCAAAACCGTCGATTCTTATTCCAAAGTGGGCACCGCGCTTGTGGTCACGCGGCAAACCTCGACCAATCGATACGATGTGGCAATTGCACTGACAAATGCACATGTGGTGACAGCACCGGATACCATTCGGTATTTTATGCGGGACGCCCGGGGCATGGAAACGAAGGTACTCGAACGGATTTCCATCAAAATCAGCACCTCATTGCACGTGGTCAATCGCAATGGCGAAAGCATCTCTGCAAAAATCGTGCGCCTCGACCCTGAAGTAGATCTGGCTTTGCTCAAACTCAATATTCCCAACCCGATGAGAGACCCATCGCCTTTTTCTCGGCGGCTGGGCAAAACATCGGATCTGCAATGGGGCAATTTTGTCTATATCGCAGGTCATCCAAAAAACAAGATGCGCCTCACTGCGGGCACAGTGAGTTTGGACGAAGACAAAGATCGGTTTTTTGTCGATGCGCCCATCCGTGCGGGCTACAGTGGCGGGCCTGTAGTTGCCGTGCGAGATGGACTGCCCAATTTTGAACTCGTGGGTCTTTGTCGGGGAGCCACAACAGAAACATTCCGATTGCTGGTACCCAACCGAAAACTGAATGAAGGGGCGACATTATCGCCCGACTTGCTCGGTCACATCTCGGTTGAAGAGCGCGAGGTCGTGGAACCCGGTTTGGGTATCATCGTGGGAATAGAAGCCGTCAAACGCTTTCTATTGGACAGTCGCGAACCGCTCCGCGAGATCGGTGTAAATATCAAAACCGACGCGGCAATGCGAATGTGGGGGTTTTGA
- a CDS encoding superoxide dismutase: MKHFTASLLSVFLFPILVGAHCEIPCGIYGDEGRFALLLENVTTIEKSMNEINKLSGESEKNNNQIVRWVVNKEHHADQIRDIVAQYFLAQRITEPAEGDAAAYTEKLIALHKIIRTAMKCKQTTDPKNAQTLRDHINAFQTLYNAK; encoded by the coding sequence ATGAAACATTTTACTGCTTCTTTGCTGAGCGTATTCCTTTTTCCCATTCTCGTCGGGGCGCACTGCGAGATACCGTGTGGGATCTATGGCGATGAGGGTCGGTTTGCTCTGCTATTGGAAAATGTGACCACCATTGAAAAGTCGATGAATGAAATCAATAAATTATCGGGAGAAAGCGAGAAAAACAACAACCAGATCGTGCGTTGGGTTGTCAACAAAGAGCACCATGCCGATCAGATTCGCGACATTGTCGCACAATACTTCCTGGCGCAGCGGATCACAGAACCTGCGGAAGGGGATGCCGCAGCCTATACTGAAAAGCTAATAGCCCTGCACAAAATTATACGCACGGCAATGAAATGCAAGCAAACCACAGACCCGAAAAACGCGCAGACCTTGCGCGATCACATAAACGCTTTTCAGACGCTTTACAATGCGAAATAA